The DNA sequence AACAACTGAATTATGATGACAACTCCTCACAGAAAACTGTGTTGGCATGAAAGGCTTTTCTTGGCCCAGCAGTGGCCTTTGTGGCCTTTCATATTTCCTAAATCAAGACCCAACATCATAAAAAAAGATGATATATATTTCGTAGATAATGATAACAAGACATGGAAAACTGAACTGTTATCAAACTATTTCATAACCAGGCCTTGATTATGCACCAAGTTATAACTCTAGTCCCTATGTCCGCTTCCATCTTCACCATCTACAAAAGATAACTGAATTACCACCAATATGGCATAACAAGACAAAATAAACTCAAACTCTAATTCCAAAATAGCCAAGTTCTGATATCTCATCCTGCTAATTAGGACGTGTACAGCTTCAAAAACATGTGGTATTTATCACATTCCTTTGATTTTCCAATCAAAGGTTACAATCCGATATTTACCTTCACTTAACTAAACAAACTCAATCTCAAACTACATACAAATAGAATAGCGTAGACAGtagcaaaaggaaaaagaaCCCTACTTTGACATCTGAACTACTTCATTTTCAACGAATCACCCATCTGAAAATCTTCGACACTAGAGTATGAGCAAGACTTACAGAGCCATCAAACATTCGAGTTGCACATTCAGCTTCCTCCACGCTCCCCATTGTAACAAACGCAAACCCTCTACTTCTATCCGTAATGTCATCATACACAATCTACATATTCAACcgcaaaaatgaaaaaagagtcACAAACACAATCTAAACTATTATAACCAACACACCCCAGAAACCAAAAACCTCAAATCTACGTATGAAACAACCGAAATCGAAAAGggtttcaagaaaaagaaaaaaactaaaaaattcaCAAACCTCAGAGGATACAACATTGCCAGCCTCTTCAAACCGCTGAGCTAACTGAGAAGAGGGCAACGAATAAGGCAAGTTTCCCACAAAGAGTCTCGCTGAATGGTTTAAGCGTGAGGCATTTGGCTCTGATTTTTGCAGGGTTTCATGCTGTAGTGGGTTTTGAGCGTCTTGGAAGGAAACCAAAGACAGGGGAAGATGGTAAAGTGAGATCGCAGAAGAAAAGGGAAATTGTGGCTTGAGGTTTTGAGGTTTGAAGGATATGACCGTGTGTGAGAAGTTAAAGGAGAGTGAACTGTTGAAGATTAGGGAAGAAGCAGCCATGgaaaacaaatttacagcaTGAATGTTTCTCTGAATGTTTCTGGTTTGGAAAAAATAAGGAACCATTTGTAGTTGTAACAACGTGGACCTTGGATTGGAATGGATATGTTCCTTAGAATTCGCTTTTGTAATAAACATTTAGTTtggaataaaataaacatttattttatataattaaaatttataatagataaataatcTTAATAATGTATATgacttatattataattaaaatttattgtgagcgaatattttttaatatgcaaattatattttatgtttatgatagattattttatgtaatgatattttttttcattgtcgataattttattaaaataatattatctcttctttaattaattattaagggtcattttgtaaataattaattttttttatgtaatattaatatattttttgtccctatacatttttttaatggattttttttgctatattttccaaaattttagttGTAAATATTGGCTTACCTCttcattaaaaagaattttatctGATCTTTTGGTTAACTTTTTTCAGTTAGAtcctaatttaatattatttataatttagttcTAACTTtcgtaaattttatttaattaatttttttaaaatttttttctttaattttatgtaaataGTTTAGTTTACGTAATAATGTCCAGTGTGATTATTTTTGTGACGACACGTGACgcgttattttattttgttactctttttaattttaatgcacTTTTAGGGATCGATTAAAGATTGAGATTTCTGTAAATCGAATATGTGAGAAGATTGTGCGTTCACTTCCTTATTGTTCTGTGTGAGAGATTGTTGCGTTCCGTTGAATGCTTGTTTATATGCTTAGTCACCACTTCTTCTCATGAAATCAAACCCCTTCTGTCTCGAGTCACTGTTTCTACTGTTTTTTTATCTTGTGCGTTGATTTCTAATAATAGGGTTAGTCGTGAAAGGGAAAAGAATGAAATTGCTTTGGATTTTGGAGTCTCTAGTTTCATGTTTGCTTCTAAACTATAGCTTGTCAGTTTTCTTTAGTAGCTTTTCATGGGTGCGGGTACAGGTTTCAACttacaaaaattcaagaacGAGTCTTGCGAATTCACGGGGTTGGAGAAAGAAAGGGAAAGTTTTGATCTTTTTGGGTGCAGATAAACAATTTTTGGCGTTACCCATTTAAGTTGAAAGTCTTAATTCACTTCAATTGGCGTTTATGAGtgataaaaaagtgaaaaaaagattgattttttgATAACGTCTCAACACCTTTGTTGTTTCTACAGTTGGTTTCTCCAAATTTGTGGCCAATGGAACACGGTTTGAAAagaaattctccagaaaatggaGACTATTCACACTTGAACGTTTTTTTCTCTGGATGACCTTTATGAAGATCTCTTAGAGAGAGTCCTTTCATGGCTACCAACTTCCTCCTTCTTTCGCCTTACTTTTGTCTGCAAGAGATGGAAATCAGCTGCTGCTTCTGTGAGTTTGAAGCTAGGAAAGAGTTTGGAAATAatcacttcttttttttttttgaagcgAAAAAAGTTTACTGCATTAAACATTGAAACTTTCCTATTTCTGATCAGACACCTTTCTTCTTCATATAATTGTAAAATGTCAGGTGATGTAGAAAATCCTAAAGCAACAAAAATGTTTATGGAAATGCATAGTCCTAACGTTCTCATTCAAGTAAGAATTTCCAACTTGGATTATACAGGGATgaaaaatttggaaaataattgcaaaaaaaaataaatgaaatttccTTCTGTACAAAATTGCCTCAAGTAATCTATCCTAGTTTCTATCAAAGCTTGATTTACAGCAGCTCATTCAAGCGAGAAGTGAGGCTTAGAAACTCATCCTCATCGCATGGAATTGTGAGGCCACCCGTTGGATGATCATATCCAAACTCTTGTTCAGCTTTGCTTAGTAAATCTTGAAATGAAGATTGGTTCACGTATGATATTGGAATCACAAATCGTCTCATGTTAACTCCAACATAGACTGCGAGATAGCCTTTGGGGACTTCAAGTCCCTTGCGAGTTGCTTTGGATGCTGAAAATGATCCCTGTCTAACAATACCTGGCATGCGAAAACCCATtctttttgttgctctctcacAAAGAAATAATATGCTGAGtgtatatattgaaatattggaATTCTGATGCTTCAGAATGCAAATGAATTAGGTTGCTTGAGGACGCAAAACAATAATGTATATATAGTCTGTAATGAGAACTCTGTGAATGATTTTTGGCAAGGCCATGATGGGGTCCAAGGAGAGACAGATGATCACATGGTATTGTCTTTGAGACCTCATTCATTGATTAATGAGAGTTCATGCCATACCCCACATTCTACCTTCTAAGAATGTGCCAGTCCACATGAAGTTAGATACATCACCAAAGCTGAAACCTAATTCTTGTTCACTGATTTGGCTCTAGCTACATCATTAATAGATGTACCAACTAATAATACAAGGGTGGCATAAGCAACCTGTAAATGTTGAGGATTGAGATGACTCTGAAGCAGTGGCGACCAACATTGAATGTGTGATGAGACACTATGAGCCACAACTTCTGTGGACCCCAAAGTCTAACAACAAACCGTGAAATTTGCACACTGCCCTTAATAAGTGTAACATACTAAACACGATACATCTCTCTCTTGTAGAGAGATACATGTTATTAATCGAAGACAACACCATATTGCTTGTCTCTAATTGGGCCCCATTATTCCAATCTCATATCCCTCCTCAATCAATAATTCATCTATTAAGTGGTTTCTCAGATAGCCTTTTATCTCTATATATAATTCATGGCTGCACTCGTTTAGGACCAACACAATTCATTCACATCCTAAAAcgttcaaaattcaaaaacttaGTTTCAAGAATTTCTCAAAACCCTTTTGTTCTCATATTTCTCACACGGTCAATACAACAATGGGCTTTCGTTTGCCTGGTATCAGAAAGACTTTATCTGCCAGAAATCAAGCATCTTCAAAAGGGTTGGATGCACCAAAGGGCTACCTTGCAGTGTATGTGGGAGAGGATATGAAACGATTTGTGATTCCTGTATCACACTTGAACCAACCTCTATTCCAAGACTTGTTGAGTAAAGCAGAGGAAGAGTTTGGATATGATCATCCCATGGGTGGCCTCACAATTCCTTGCACCGAAGATGTCTTCGAACATATAATTTCTTGTTTGAGTGCACAataaatctcaattttttaGGCTGACATAGATTATAGTagtaacaattttgtaaaataggAATATTCGCAACTTGTAAAGTTATCTCTTTCTTGAGAATTTGGGAAATGAAATATCATCGGATTGACGAAATCAGAgtctgtcatttttttttttctgcaatgAGAATGAACTCAACTGCTCAAGCATCTCCTTTTTAGTTTTTTGGTTGTTAGTTACAGTGCTCCATTAGTTACAGTGTTCTATGGAGGAAGGAAAGTTAATGCTAGAAACTACAGAAGCGtgataacaatttattttacctCATTAATTTAAGGTAGGTCTGATATCATGCTTGCAAGAAGTTTACTATTTCCATTCACGAGTGATCCAAGTGATATCCATCTAGGTGCAGCAAGAAGAGTGGTAAGATTCATTCTGGTACTTTGAGCTATGAAATAAAGTACGTCAAGAAGACTGAACCAATGTTAGTTGGCTTCTGTGATAGTTATTGGGCAAAATGCATGAATGGTATGAAAAAATCTTCTGGATATATTCTTTCACCCGACTTAGGTGTATCTCAAACTTCTACAAAGGTTGGATATATTTCAGCTAGCTTAACATCCCAACAAACAATAGCAATTTATTGAACAGAATACTTGAAAATTTTGGTGAAAACGAGATGTTGTAACTATCAGCTGTATTGACAAAACAGCCATTGGTACGGGCAAGAAACTACCATGGAAGAACAAAACACATAACGGTTAAACACCATTTTATTCGTGAAATAGTTAAAGAGGTAAACTTTGAGTTTTGCAAGTCCAATGATCAACTTGCTGATAtttttatcaaggacttcaccTTCAAAAAATAAGAGAAGCTTACAGAGTTTAAGAAGAACACATTAATTGGAGAATGTTGAATAGTGTGGTATCATAAATGCTTAGTGGAGATTGAGTGTTTATTAAATCGCTTTTAAGAGTATTTAGTAGTATTTATGTAATTCTTATTAACTTATAGCATTAAGAGTtacttttcaatatttaaaatgttttgattGTAGTAAAGaaagtaagaaacaaaaataaacaaaagagaaaacaatttAGCCCCAAATTATATTCCTCGTTTTAAATTTTCTACACAACTTCAAGTAGCTATATTTCATCATAAAACTTAGTTCCTTGAGTGTTTGAAAATCAGCATCGTCTCTGGAATACTATAAACAGATTTCAAGGCCATTGTGAGTTGCTTTGGCACCAGAAAATGATGTCCGTCTCATAATACATGGAATGCAAAACCCATTGTTTCTGGTTGCTCCATAAACAAATATGTTGATTGCTGTCAAAGGAGTTGCGAgagaaagaaatatttgaattgttatgCTTCACTATGGCAATGACTTGTTTTGCTTGAGGATGCAAGAAATAGTGTTTGTACACTTGCTAATGGGAACACAGGAACTGCcatttatttatacaatgaGTGATTTTTTACAAGACCATGATGGGTCTATGGAAGTATACGAGATCACATGGTATTGTTTTGGAGACCTCTTTTATGGATGACTGGGAGTGCAGACATTAAACACATCATCGAAGGTGAAAGCTAATTCGTGTTCATTTATTGTGATCTAGCTACATCAATGACAGACAAGAGTAGGCACGCCTAAGACATCGTCACATGTTTCTTTGAATAAGACTATAATGTTCATACACTTCTACCACGTACCAACTAATATCAGTAGAGGCTTAAGAAGAGAACCACATTTTTTTGCTACGTGCCAAATTCTAAGCAACAGAacatgaaattagaaaaaatgaaGTTTCCGTTCCCCACCACTATCAATAAGTGGCATACAAGATGTTCCCATTAACTTTCCTTTCCATAAATACATGTAACATTGATTATTAAGATAAGTTCTTGAAGACAACACCATATGCCATGTCTTTCATCTGCTCCCATTAGTCCAATCTCATATCCTTCGCTAACCAATAATTTATGTATCAGCGAGTTTCTTATccttttatctatatatatatacatggcTTCAAGCATATAGGCCAACACAAACCATTCTGAATTACACAGCTTATATTCAAGAGTTCTCTCAAACTATTCTCTTCTCAAGTTTGTAACAGAATCAATACAACAATGGGTTTTCGTTTACCTGGAAGCAAGAAAACAATATTTGCAGTCAGTGAAGCGTCTTCAAAAGCAGTGAATGCACCAAAAGGCTACCTAGCGGTGTATGTTGGAGAGAAAATGAAGAGGTTGATGATCCCTGTATCATACTTGAACCAACCCTCATTCCAAGACTTGTTGAGTCGAGCTGAAGAAGAGTTTGGATATGAGCCTCACAATTCCTTGCAGCGAAGATCTCTTCAACCATATAATTTCTTGCTTGAATGGATGATAAGTCTCACATTTCAGGAGATTGACTTAGAGTAGAAGTGACATTTTTGTACACTAGGAATCTTCTCCACTTGTAAAGAACTCCCTTTCTCAAGAAATAGGGAACAGATTGAAAAAATCACAGTATTTTGTGCAATgagaaaaaattcatttaatcaAGCTTTTTCTCTGTCTTTCATGTTTATTAGTTacaatttttccttctttttgtgTGAACACCGTTGATAGCCATATGAAAAAATAGCtagattttacttttattaatttaaaaactgttAGAAATAATCCAAGTATGAGTCAAAATCTTACATAggtgaaaatattatataagatgATGAAAGACTTATAAGACATATAAGTCCATTGCATTGAGAGTTAAAATGCAGGTTTTCGTGTAACCATATGCATTgaaaagactaaaatataatCAAGTAGAATGTGTTGTTGTTCTCA is a window from the Vigna unguiculata cultivar IT97K-499-35 chromosome 7, ASM411807v1, whole genome shotgun sequence genome containing:
- the LOC114190150 gene encoding 33 kDa ribonucleoprotein, chloroplastic-like yields the protein MVPYFFQTRNIQRNIHAVNLFSMAASSLIFNSSLSFNFSHTVISFKPQNLKPQFPFSSAISLYHLPLSLVSFQDAQNPLQHETLQKSEPNASRLNHSARLFVGNLPYSLPSSQLAQRFEEAGNVVSSEIVYDDITDRSRGFAFVTMGSVEEAECATRMFDGSEIGGRIIKVNFTEIPRKGKWRVMGSNYRGFVDSPHKIYAGNLGWGVTSQCLRDAFVEQPGFLSAKVIYERNSGKSQGYGFVSFETAEDVEAALNSMNGVEVQGRPLRLNLAAG
- the LOC114190173 gene encoding indole-3-acetic acid-induced protein ARG7-like, encoding MGFRLPGIRKTLSARNQASSKGLDAPKGYLAVYVGEDMKRFVIPVSHLNQPLFQDLLSKAEEEFGYDHPMGGLTIPCTEDVFEHIISCLSAQ
- the LOC114189929 gene encoding auxin-induced protein 6B-like: MGFRLPGSKKTIFAVSEASSKAVNAPKGYLAVYVGEKMKRLMIPVSYLNQPSFQDLLSRAEEEFGYEPHNSLQRRSLQPYNFLLEWMISLTFQEIDLE